The Branchiostoma lanceolatum isolate klBraLanc5 chromosome 10, klBraLanc5.hap2, whole genome shotgun sequence genome has a window encoding:
- the LOC136442982 gene encoding junctional adhesion molecule C-like, giving the protein MASGYVFLALSVCVSVVFQVASAQDGIRLTLPTKVNAIVGADVVLPATYTTSQMATVTLVQWSRIDPRDPSKRNRALSYNPAKGIWKAIGTFAGRVELEDQASLRLERTSATDAGKFVLEVMTDDLQTMEGSVELVILVPPKVVVGPSKLYVVTRSKTVTLSCSVMEGYPNITSLMWKRGNVPIDTLRLNGPKYSGGNLETPSLTIRYVDRMDAGIYACVVRHPAATKELRANLTLRVLCKYA; this is encoded by the exons ATGGCCTCTGGATACGTTTTCCTCGCACTCAGCGTTTGTGTATCCGTCGTTTTTCAAG TAGCCAGTGCACAGGATGGAATCCGGCTCACACTTCCGACCAAGGTCAACGCCATCGTGGGCGCAGATGTGGTTCTACCCGCCACCTACACAACCAGCCAGATGGCTACAGTAACTCTGGTTCAATGGAGCAGAATCGACCCCAGAGATCCCTCCAAGAGGAACCGGGCGTTATCATATAACCCGGCTAAAGGCATCTGGAAAGCCATCGGCACTTTTGCGGGACGTGTTGAATTGGAAGATCAAGCTTCCTTAAGGTTGGAGAGAACGAGTGCGACAGATGCCGGGAAGTTCGTCTTAGAGGTCATGACGGATGACCTGCAGACGATGGAAGGGTCCGTGGAACTAGTGATTTTAG TTCCTCCAAAGGTAGTGGTGGGGCCCTCCAAGCTGTATGTCGTTACAAGATCGAAGACAGTTACCCTTTCGTGTTCGGTAATGGAAGGATATCCAAATATAACCTCTCTTATGTGGAAAAGAGGGAACGTCCCTATCGACACTTTACGTCTCAACGGACCAAAATACTCCGGAGGAAATTTGGAGACGCCATCTTTGACTATACGCTACGTCGACCGAATGGATGCTGGGATATACGCATGCGTGGTTCGACATCCGGCGGCAACAAAGGAACTGAGGGCTAACCTGACGTTGCGGGTTCTGTGTAAGTACGCGTAA